One Pseudomonas brassicacearum genomic region harbors:
- the manD gene encoding D-mannonate dehydratase ManD codes for MKIIEARVIVTCPGRNLVTLKIVTDEGIYGIGDATLNGRELAVVAYLEEHVLPALIGRDAHRIEDIWQYLYRGAYWRRGPVTMTAIAAVDVALWDIKAKAANMPLYQLLGGKSRERVMVYGHATGRDIEGCLDEVARHVELGYKAVRVQCGVPGIATTYGVAKRSGERYEPADSDLPAEHVWDTAKYLNYVPKLFAAVRERFGDDLHILHDVHHRLTPIEAGRLGKAVEPYNLFWLEDCTPAENQQAFRLIRQHTTTPLAVGEVFNSIHDCRELIQEQLIDYIRTTLVHAGGITHVRRIADFAALFQVRTGFHGATDLSPVCMGAALHFDTWVPNFGIQEHMPHEARIDEVFPHAYRFEDGHFTPGEAPGHGVDIDEDLARQYPYKRASLPVNRLEDGTLWHW; via the coding sequence ATGAAAATCATTGAAGCGCGCGTCATCGTTACCTGCCCGGGTCGCAACCTGGTCACCCTGAAGATCGTCACCGACGAGGGCATCTACGGCATCGGCGACGCGACGTTGAATGGCCGCGAACTGGCGGTGGTCGCTTATCTGGAGGAACACGTTCTTCCCGCGCTGATCGGCCGCGACGCCCACCGCATCGAGGACATCTGGCAGTACTTGTATCGCGGCGCGTACTGGCGCCGTGGCCCGGTGACCATGACCGCCATCGCCGCCGTCGATGTGGCGCTCTGGGACATCAAGGCCAAGGCGGCGAACATGCCGTTGTATCAGTTGCTGGGTGGCAAGAGCCGCGAGCGGGTGATGGTCTATGGGCATGCCACCGGCAGGGACATCGAAGGTTGCCTGGACGAGGTCGCCCGCCACGTCGAGCTGGGCTATAAAGCCGTGCGTGTGCAATGCGGCGTGCCCGGTATCGCCACCACCTACGGCGTCGCCAAGCGCAGCGGCGAGCGCTACGAGCCGGCCGACAGCGACCTGCCGGCCGAACACGTCTGGGACACGGCCAAATACCTCAATTACGTACCCAAGCTGTTCGCCGCCGTGCGCGAACGTTTTGGCGACGACCTGCACATCCTCCATGACGTGCACCATCGCCTCACGCCGATCGAAGCGGGGCGCCTGGGCAAGGCCGTTGAGCCGTACAACCTGTTCTGGCTCGAAGACTGTACGCCAGCCGAGAACCAGCAGGCCTTTCGCCTGATCCGCCAGCACACCACCACGCCGTTGGCCGTTGGCGAGGTGTTCAACTCCATCCATGACTGCCGCGAGCTGATCCAGGAACAGTTGATCGACTACATCCGCACGACGCTGGTACATGCCGGCGGCATTACCCATGTGCGACGCATTGCCGATTTTGCCGCGTTGTTCCAGGTGCGCACCGGTTTTCACGGCGCCACCGACCTGTCGCCGGTGTGCATGGGCGCGGCCCTGCATTTCGATACCTGGGTGCCCAACTTCGGCATCCAGGAGCACATGCCTCACGAAGCGCGCATCGATGAAGTCTTCCCCCATGCCTATCGCTTCGAGGACGGCCATTTCACGCCGGGCGAAGCACCGGGGCACGGCGTCGACATTGATGAAGACCTCGCCCGCCAATACCCCTACAAACGCGCCAGCCTGCCGGTCAACCGTCTCGAAGACGGCACGCTCTGGCACTGGTAA
- a CDS encoding sugar kinase, with the protein MDETRTHGSHTRPLKVALVGECMIEMLGEPGAAITQTFGGDTLNTAVYLARLSARTAVTVDYMTAVGGDAFSLAMGRSWRNEGISDGHVRVIEGALPGLYFIQTDPHGERRFLYWRGEAAARRMFDGPEADAMLEALAGFDYVYLSGISLAILTLEGRERLMQALQRARQAGTRIVFDNNYRPHLWPDPDIARQAYRDLLRLTDLALVTWDDDAMLFGYRDTDALFSAYAQAGVSEVALKRGAASCLIQAPAGRFEVPAQNVAHVIDTTAAGDSFSAAYLACRLQGGDPEQAARWGHRLAAQVVQYRGALIPQAAMPSMGTPSFPSVAQV; encoded by the coding sequence ATGGATGAAACACGGACTCATGGCTCACACACCCGCCCCTTGAAGGTGGCGCTGGTGGGGGAGTGCATGATCGAGATGCTCGGTGAGCCGGGCGCTGCGATCACCCAGACCTTCGGTGGCGACACGCTCAACACGGCGGTCTATTTGGCCCGATTGAGTGCGCGCACCGCGGTGACCGTGGACTACATGACGGCCGTGGGTGGCGATGCATTCAGCCTGGCCATGGGCCGATCCTGGCGAAACGAGGGGATCTCGGACGGCCATGTCCGGGTGATCGAAGGCGCGCTGCCGGGGTTGTATTTCATCCAGACCGACCCACACGGCGAGCGGCGTTTCCTCTACTGGCGTGGGGAAGCGGCGGCGCGGCGCATGTTCGACGGTCCCGAGGCCGACGCCATGCTGGAAGCGCTGGCGGGGTTCGACTATGTCTACCTGAGTGGCATCAGCCTGGCGATCCTCACGCTCGAAGGGCGCGAGCGCCTGATGCAGGCCCTGCAGCGAGCTCGCCAAGCGGGCACCCGCATCGTCTTCGACAACAACTACCGTCCCCACCTCTGGCCCGATCCCGACATCGCCCGACAGGCCTATCGCGATCTGCTGCGCCTGACCGACCTGGCCTTGGTCACGTGGGACGATGACGCGATGCTGTTCGGCTATCGCGATACCGACGCCTTGTTCAGCGCTTATGCGCAGGCAGGCGTCAGCGAAGTGGCCCTCAAGCGCGGCGCCGCGTCCTGTTTGATCCAAGCCCCGGCGGGCCGTTTCGAGGTGCCCGCGCAGAACGTTGCCCATGTCATCGACACCACCGCCGCTGGCGATTCGTTCAGCGCCGCTTACCTGGCCTGCCGCCTGCAAGGCGGGGACCCGGAGCAGGCCGCGCGCTGGGGCCACCGCCTGGCTGCCCAGGTTGTCCAGTACCGAGGCGCGCTGATTCCCCAAGCGGCCATGCCCAGCATGGGAACGCCCTCATTTCCTTCTGTTGCACAGGTTTGA
- the kdgR gene encoding DNA-binding transcriptional regulator KdgR: MDNSVIPSNDLVSAVGRTMAVLEALAEHPEESGVSEIATKLDMSKATVYRFLQSLKARGYVVQDAEDRYRLSVRLFELGAQALPHLDIVREAEPGMRRINELTGETVHLGILDEGSIVYVHKIDSKYNLRMYSRIGRRAPLYCTGIGKVLMAWLEEDELLAHLKEESFERRTANTLTSVEAYLEELETVRRQGYAEDHEEFEDNMRCLAAPIRDRFGHVIGGMSVSFPCFRFREELKQDYVKQLMEATQQISAQLGWHPR; this comes from the coding sequence ATGGACAACAGCGTCATCCCAAGCAACGATCTGGTGTCGGCGGTTGGCCGGACCATGGCCGTACTCGAGGCTCTGGCCGAGCATCCGGAAGAAAGCGGCGTCTCGGAAATCGCCACCAAACTGGACATGTCCAAGGCCACGGTTTATCGCTTTCTGCAGTCGCTCAAGGCGCGGGGGTATGTGGTGCAGGATGCCGAGGATCGCTATCGCCTCAGCGTCCGGCTATTCGAGCTGGGGGCCCAGGCCCTGCCCCACCTGGACATCGTCCGGGAAGCAGAACCGGGCATGCGCCGGATCAACGAGCTGACGGGCGAGACGGTTCACCTGGGGATTCTCGACGAAGGCAGCATCGTCTACGTGCACAAGATCGACTCCAAGTACAACCTGCGCATGTACTCGCGCATTGGCCGGCGGGCGCCGTTGTACTGCACCGGCATCGGCAAGGTGCTGATGGCCTGGCTGGAAGAAGATGAGCTGCTGGCGCACCTCAAGGAAGAAAGCTTCGAGCGCCGCACGGCCAACACCTTGACCAGCGTCGAAGCCTATCTGGAAGAACTGGAAACGGTTCGCCGACAAGGCTATGCCGAAGACCATGAAGAGTTCGAAGACAACATGCGCTGCCTGGCGGCACCGATTCGCGACCGTTTCGGGCACGTGATCGGCGGCATGAGCGTTTCATTCCCGTGTTTTCGCTTCAGGGAAGAATTGAAGCAGGACTACGTCAAGCAACTGATGGAGGCCACGCAGCAGATTTCAGCTCAGTTGGGCTGGCACCCGCGTTGA
- a CDS encoding alpha/beta fold hydrolase, which produces MNSVDRLLLGTLRQVQRWKFGLKLRWHTSGQGRLAYLQGTACQKGPTLVILHGLGASKDQWGPAILGMARHHSCVFVDLPGHGQSSYEPNAGFGPQALLAELEGLLETLGEGPFVLVGSSLGGCVAGLYAAKHPQRVSHLVLLAPAGLGSAALGPALQASLQGQGTLFGYRTVAEMKRFWSLVFKEPPRVGGRLAQAMAASGKSKFAAVQRAVEDFRREGLDVLLERLPQIASRTLVIWGRHDQVFLPAALEDLLSQLPDACGQVIEDCGHVPYLERGAEVVAAITGFISTSRMSEVGSGPN; this is translated from the coding sequence ATGAACAGCGTTGATCGGCTGTTGCTAGGTACCTTGCGCCAGGTCCAGCGCTGGAAGTTCGGTTTGAAACTGCGCTGGCACACCAGCGGGCAGGGGCGCTTGGCCTATCTTCAGGGCACTGCCTGTCAGAAGGGGCCGACACTGGTCATCCTTCATGGCTTGGGCGCCAGCAAGGACCAGTGGGGGCCCGCGATTCTGGGGATGGCGCGGCATCACTCCTGCGTGTTCGTCGATCTGCCAGGGCATGGCCAATCCTCCTATGAGCCGAACGCAGGCTTCGGACCACAGGCCTTGCTGGCGGAGCTGGAGGGGTTGTTGGAAACGCTAGGCGAGGGGCCGTTCGTGCTGGTCGGCAGCTCGTTGGGCGGTTGCGTGGCGGGGCTGTATGCCGCGAAACACCCACAACGGGTTAGTCATCTGGTCTTGCTGGCACCCGCCGGTCTCGGCTCGGCGGCGCTCGGCCCGGCCTTGCAGGCCAGCCTGCAAGGGCAGGGAACGCTCTTCGGCTATCGTACGGTGGCGGAGATGAAGCGCTTCTGGAGCCTGGTGTTCAAGGAACCGCCCCGAGTAGGCGGACGCCTGGCCCAGGCCATGGCGGCCAGCGGCAAATCGAAGTTTGCTGCGGTGCAGCGGGCCGTCGAGGATTTTCGCCGTGAAGGCCTGGACGTCCTTCTTGAACGGCTTCCGCAGATCGCTTCGAGGACCCTGGTGATCTGGGGGCGACATGACCAAGTGTTCCTGCCCGCCGCCCTGGAGGACCTGCTCTCGCAACTGCCCGATGCCTGCGGCCAGGTCATCGAGGATTGCGGGCATGTGCCCTACCTTGAGCGGGGTGCCGAGGTCGTCGCGGCCATCACAGGGTTCATATCGACGTCCCGTATGAGTGAGGTTGGATCAGGCCCGAACTGA
- a CDS encoding DMT family transporter: MPLKDSLLALLVALLWGAQVTAVKMGGAELPPILMVAMRYAIMALFLMPLLKRIKREQFASVAVIATITGTLHFGLLYCGIARVDASTSAIIYQLTAPFTLILAFALLGEVLKVRVLAGILLAFAGVLVLLAKPSASGTFVGMLLVALAALAFAVGSVLTKRLGPLDPLALSAWTAVIAAPQLLLWSFVQEGGQWASVYTASAQAWWAVLYTALSGGLLGFGLWFWLLGRNSMQQLSPYLLLVPLFAIAVSQIMLAEGISQRLVIGAVLTLSGVALCQLRLPAKFFLKAGSSKGRGVADEQR, encoded by the coding sequence ATGCCATTGAAAGATTCATTGCTAGCGCTGCTGGTCGCATTGCTCTGGGGCGCCCAGGTTACCGCCGTGAAGATGGGGGGCGCCGAGCTGCCGCCTATCCTCATGGTCGCTATGCGCTACGCGATCATGGCGCTGTTTCTCATGCCTCTGCTCAAGCGGATCAAGCGCGAGCAGTTCGCGTCCGTGGCCGTGATTGCCACGATTACCGGCACTTTGCATTTTGGCTTGCTGTATTGCGGCATCGCCCGGGTAGATGCCTCTACTTCGGCAATCATCTATCAGTTGACGGCACCCTTTACCCTGATTCTGGCGTTCGCATTATTGGGTGAAGTCCTGAAGGTGCGGGTACTGGCGGGCATTCTGCTGGCGTTCGCCGGTGTCTTGGTGCTGCTGGCCAAACCGTCGGCGAGCGGGACATTCGTCGGTATGCTGCTGGTAGCGCTGGCGGCTTTGGCATTCGCTGTCGGATCGGTGTTGACCAAGCGTCTCGGGCCGCTGGATCCGCTGGCCTTGAGTGCCTGGACCGCGGTCATCGCCGCGCCGCAACTGTTGTTGTGGTCCTTCGTCCAGGAAGGCGGGCAATGGGCGAGCGTCTATACGGCCAGCGCACAGGCGTGGTGGGCAGTCCTCTACACGGCGCTCAGTGGCGGTCTCCTGGGATTCGGCCTGTGGTTCTGGTTGCTTGGACGCAACTCGATGCAGCAACTGAGCCCGTACCTGCTCTTGGTGCCGCTGTTCGCAATCGCCGTCAGCCAGATCATGCTCGCCGAAGGCATCAGCCAGCGCCTGGTGATCGGGGCGGTGTTGACGTTGTCCGGCGTGGCGCTCTGCCAACTCCGGCTACCCGCAAAGTTCTTTCTCAAGGCTGGCAGCAGCAAAGGGCGAGGAGTGGCGGATGAACAGCGTTGA
- a CDS encoding flavodoxin family protein: MNLTIIVGSSRPCGVSARVVALVRRHLGEEVEVDAIWLKDYRIDYCDADNACSDQDCALQDDVGQLVARLDRADAVLYLPVMHAYGTNSRFQAFLERVGYGFLRPRQRPLRDKLAAIAVVGRRYGHTAVFSQVALNVLLNKMILVGSGFPPCFQTQLAHDPEAEQALCETLDRLCEHYRRLNPAGVATSKPERILRPIQFQKG, translated from the coding sequence ATGAACCTGACCATCATTGTCGGCTCCAGCCGACCTTGTGGTGTCAGTGCACGGGTGGTGGCGCTGGTGCGCCGCCACTTGGGCGAGGAGGTCGAGGTCGATGCCATCTGGCTCAAGGACTACCGGATCGACTATTGCGATGCCGACAACGCCTGTTCAGACCAGGACTGCGCGTTGCAGGACGACGTCGGACAGTTGGTGGCGCGGCTGGACCGCGCCGATGCGGTGCTCTATCTCCCCGTCATGCACGCCTACGGCACCAACAGTCGTTTCCAGGCGTTTCTGGAGCGGGTCGGCTATGGCTTCTTGCGTCCACGCCAACGCCCGCTGCGCGACAAGCTCGCGGCGATTGCGGTCGTCGGTCGGCGCTATGGGCACACAGCTGTTTTCTCCCAGGTCGCGCTGAACGTACTGCTCAACAAGATGATTCTGGTCGGATCGGGATTCCCGCCGTGCTTCCAGACACAGCTGGCCCACGATCCTGAAGCGGAGCAGGCCTTGTGCGAGACGCTGGACCGGCTCTGTGAGCACTACCGTCGACTGAATCCAGCGGGGGTTGCCACAAGCAAGCCGGAAAGAATCCTGCGGCCCATTCAATTTCAGAAGGGATAA
- a CDS encoding iron-containing redox enzyme family protein, with protein MQAFFKELDAIVEAGWAQIKQGAYWKFSLDNPTPPALYQQLMLQVYHYTRYNSVNQAACAFSSDPEETTLLRFVYKHALEELGHERMVLRDLESVGLLPQDMPAPLAPTQALIAFLNDVAIRKGPIARLGYSYWAEDVYEHIQPILDRFRTDLGLKDEQMTFFVAHSTIDEKHAEEVRLAMQRAVKTEEDRRQIKEVASVTLWLTGQLMEEALRTYLAGEEGLREAC; from the coding sequence ATGCAAGCATTCTTCAAGGAACTCGACGCGATCGTCGAAGCGGGCTGGGCCCAGATCAAGCAGGGTGCCTACTGGAAATTCAGCCTGGACAACCCCACGCCGCCAGCCCTCTACCAACAACTGATGTTGCAGGTGTACCACTACACTCGCTACAACTCGGTCAACCAGGCCGCTTGCGCCTTCAGTAGCGACCCGGAAGAAACGACGCTACTGCGCTTCGTTTATAAGCACGCCCTGGAAGAGCTGGGTCACGAGCGCATGGTGCTGCGCGACCTCGAGTCTGTCGGGCTGCTGCCGCAGGACATGCCGGCACCCCTGGCGCCAACCCAGGCGCTGATCGCCTTCCTCAATGATGTGGCTATCCGCAAGGGGCCGATCGCACGGCTGGGCTACAGCTATTGGGCCGAAGACGTCTACGAGCACATCCAGCCGATCCTGGACAGGTTCCGCACCGACCTGGGCTTGAAGGACGAGCAGATGACGTTCTTCGTTGCCCACTCGACCATCGATGAGAAGCACGCCGAAGAAGTACGCCTGGCCATGCAACGTGCGGTGAAGACCGAGGAAGATCGTCGCCAGATCAAGGAAGTCGCCAGCGTCACGTTGTGGTTGACCGGGCAGTTGATGGAAGAAGCGCTGCGCACCTATCTGGCTGGCGAAGAAGGGCTGCGGGAGGCTTGCTGA
- a CDS encoding phenylacetate--CoA ligase family protein has product MKEHLDTFKKRYDPIHHAYWTDVLSDTALAAWHQEQLREVIGHVKRSSPFYARHLAQIAERSLTLDDLVTLPFTTKDDLREAGFDILSGPLEDSIFYYETTGTTGPATPCPRDRKESYASNRQLAMAYQAVIEKHFPGEKTVVGIMGPTEVHSFGDTLGDVCTQLDLCNAKIWPHSPVIGWPKALQLLKDLRIGVLASAPGLLLAMAKEAERQGFNPREDFALRAFMMSGELCTPALKNNLYSLWGAQAYNSLYGSQEAMIIAACNANDQLVPHRLNYIIEVLDPKTGESLGSTGDGELCVTMLIPGSKPLIRYRTGDLVSIQSRPGYPQSMRQTVKVVGRVKDAVQLNDRAFSAAQIEQALLEGVEQCLGYQIVLSRANDRDTVIAKLEMSRFFEGDRARLVLLIKERLRERLGVEATVMVVGDLAEHVNLGSWFSWKEARIVDQREGQ; this is encoded by the coding sequence ATGAAAGAGCATCTAGACACATTCAAGAAGCGGTACGATCCGATTCATCATGCCTATTGGACCGATGTCCTGAGCGACACCGCCCTGGCTGCCTGGCATCAGGAGCAGTTGCGGGAGGTGATCGGCCATGTGAAGCGTTCTTCGCCGTTCTATGCCAGGCACCTCGCCCAAATCGCCGAGCGCTCGCTGACCTTGGATGACCTCGTCACCTTGCCATTCACGACCAAGGATGACTTGCGCGAGGCAGGCTTTGACATCTTGTCCGGCCCGCTGGAAGACAGCATCTTCTATTACGAAACCACCGGCACTACCGGGCCTGCTACGCCATGCCCGCGGGACCGCAAGGAAAGCTACGCGAGCAATCGCCAACTGGCCATGGCCTACCAGGCGGTGATCGAAAAGCATTTTCCGGGTGAAAAGACCGTGGTCGGCATCATGGGACCCACCGAGGTTCATTCCTTCGGTGACACCCTGGGCGATGTCTGCACCCAGCTCGATCTGTGCAATGCCAAGATCTGGCCACATTCACCGGTGATTGGCTGGCCCAAGGCGCTCCAGCTGCTCAAGGACCTGCGCATCGGGGTACTCGCCTCGGCGCCGGGCCTTCTGCTGGCCATGGCCAAGGAAGCCGAGCGCCAGGGCTTCAACCCACGCGAAGACTTCGCCCTGCGTGCCTTCATGATGAGTGGCGAGCTGTGCACCCCTGCGTTGAAGAACAACCTTTACAGCCTGTGGGGCGCGCAGGCCTACAACAGCCTGTATGGCTCCCAGGAAGCGATGATCATCGCGGCCTGCAACGCCAACGACCAACTGGTGCCGCATCGTCTGAACTACATCATCGAAGTCCTTGACCCCAAGACCGGTGAAAGCCTGGGCAGCACCGGCGACGGCGAGTTGTGCGTGACCATGCTGATCCCTGGCAGCAAGCCGTTGATCCGCTATCGCACAGGCGACCTGGTTTCGATCCAGTCGCGTCCGGGCTATCCCCAATCGATGCGCCAGACCGTCAAGGTTGTCGGTCGAGTGAAAGATGCCGTGCAGTTGAACGATCGCGCCTTTTCGGCCGCGCAGATCGAGCAGGCGCTGCTTGAAGGCGTCGAACAGTGCCTTGGCTATCAGATCGTCCTTAGCCGCGCCAATGATCGCGATACCGTCATCGCCAAGCTGGAGATGTCGCGCTTCTTCGAGGGTGATCGTGCACGCCTGGTGCTGCTGATCAAGGAGCGCCTGCGCGAACGGCTGGGTGTCGAAGCCACGGTCATGGTGGTTGGCGATCTTGCCGAACACGTGAACCTTGGCAGTTGGTTCAGCTGGAAAGAAGCCCGCATCGTCGATCAACGCGAAGGCCAGTGA
- a CDS encoding anthranilate synthase component I family protein, whose translation MVLAVNKHLIDVNVLRREERRSTDALGIYANARAQLGRESVFILESLSGPSRDRRATIIGLEPLFEVCIDEGQAQLRGCPALCEHLSVSLRQMDVQIDHHHKIHLPDSEAAWNLLRAIQATFQPAANAPSSLAFFGYFSYDCVRLIERLPDLAEKTYDYPLIALSVYQTLVYFHSNGIVETLINNHPLWTPRTLEDYPCLTTPAACEAVDLPAYPEAFEEVRTVTPEQFFERVEVAMEHIRAGDVYQIQLGHEIRIRSQVSPFDVYQNLRLRNPSPYMYLAHVGGIDLIGASPELFVRIKDDLIEMRPIAGTVGKKPGVDPTQLVLELTRSEKERAEHLMLIDLCRNDIGRVCQAGSLEVDEFMLVEEYSHLYHMVSNVRGLLRPGLDAYDVIKASFPAGTMSGAPKVRAMELIEGMESNRRGIYAGALGLVGFDGSVNTALCIRSTVFDEGTYHLRASAGVVADSVPEMEWKETLYKMGSVYRAVTGQEIAL comes from the coding sequence ATGGTATTAGCCGTGAATAAACATTTAATTGACGTCAATGTTCTTCGCCGTGAGGAACGTCGATCTACGGATGCACTTGGCATATATGCAAATGCGCGGGCACAACTGGGTCGCGAGTCTGTCTTCATTCTTGAATCACTCTCCGGTCCGAGCCGTGATCGCAGGGCGACGATCATCGGGCTCGAGCCCCTGTTCGAGGTGTGTATCGATGAAGGCCAGGCGCAGCTGCGCGGCTGTCCTGCGCTGTGTGAACATTTGTCCGTCAGCCTGCGACAAATGGATGTGCAGATCGATCACCACCACAAAATCCATCTGCCGGACAGCGAGGCCGCATGGAACCTGCTGCGGGCTATCCAGGCTACCTTCCAGCCCGCGGCCAATGCGCCGTCCAGCCTGGCGTTCTTCGGCTATTTCTCCTACGACTGCGTGCGCCTGATCGAGCGACTTCCCGATCTGGCTGAAAAGACCTACGACTACCCGCTCATTGCCTTGTCGGTCTATCAGACACTGGTGTATTTCCACAGCAATGGCATTGTCGAAACCCTGATCAACAACCACCCGTTGTGGACGCCCCGCACGTTGGAGGACTACCCCTGCCTCACCACGCCTGCGGCGTGCGAGGCGGTGGACCTGCCAGCGTATCCAGAGGCCTTCGAGGAAGTCCGCACAGTCACCCCGGAACAGTTTTTCGAACGTGTCGAAGTCGCAATGGAGCACATCCGTGCCGGCGACGTGTACCAGATCCAGCTCGGCCACGAGATTCGCATCCGCTCGCAGGTATCGCCGTTCGATGTGTACCAGAACCTGCGCCTGCGCAACCCCTCTCCTTACATGTACCTGGCCCATGTGGGCGGTATCGACCTGATCGGTGCCAGTCCTGAGCTGTTCGTCAGGATCAAGGACGACTTGATAGAGATGCGCCCAATCGCCGGCACCGTTGGCAAGAAACCCGGTGTCGATCCCACTCAGTTGGTCCTGGAGCTGACCCGATCGGAGAAAGAGCGTGCCGAGCACCTGATGCTCATCGATCTGTGTCGCAATGATATCGGTCGCGTCTGTCAGGCCGGCTCGCTGGAGGTCGACGAGTTCATGCTGGTGGAGGAGTACTCGCACCTCTATCACATGGTATCGAACGTTCGTGGCCTGCTGCGCCCGGGCCTGGATGCCTATGACGTGATCAAGGCGTCATTCCCCGCTGGGACCATGTCCGGCGCGCCCAAGGTCAGGGCGATGGAGCTGATCGAGGGGATGGAGAGCAACCGCAGGGGCATCTATGCCGGGGCCTTGGGCCTGGTGGGGTTCGACGGCAGCGTCAATACCGCCCTGTGCATTCGCTCGACAGTCTTCGACGAAGGCACCTACCACTTGCGTGCATCCGCCGGGGTGGTCGCCGACTCGGTGCCCGAGATGGAGTGGAAAGAGACGTTGTACA